In Methanolobus chelungpuianus, a genomic segment contains:
- a CDS encoding response regulator, which produces MANEKILVVEDERIVALDIKHSLESFGYVVPCMASTGEDAIQMAKRYKPDLVLMDIVLKGDIDGIEAATVIHNNCRIPVVYLTAYSDERTLQRAKMTEPFGHILKPFDNRELRTNIEIALHKRALEQEKLFNNDSWINSLMDNVGDAVISTDASGRVTHINLLAQALTGYRLEEAIGEPVDRVFKVICETTGKAVPNPTKKALREGTFYGLCEGTVLISKEQNHIPVDVIGSPIRNIHNETIGAIIVFCDITERRDIERSFLDYIIGPGLSQTVNH; this is translated from the coding sequence ATGGCAAACGAAAAGATACTGGTTGTTGAGGATGAGAGGATAGTTGCCCTGGACATCAAGCATAGCCTGGAAAGTTTTGGTTATGTTGTACCATGCATGGCATCAACCGGAGAGGATGCCATACAGATGGCGAAGAGATACAAGCCTGATCTTGTATTGATGGATATAGTGCTCAAAGGCGACATCGATGGTATCGAGGCTGCTACGGTCATACATAATAACTGCAGGATCCCCGTCGTATATCTCACCGCCTATTCCGATGAAAGGACACTGCAAAGGGCTAAGATGACCGAGCCCTTCGGCCACATACTGAAACCTTTTGATAACAGGGAGCTCAGGACCAATATAGAGATCGCCCTGCACAAGAGAGCACTGGAGCAGGAGAAGCTCTTCAACAATGACAGCTGGATCAACTCGCTGATGGATAATGTGGGAGATGCCGTTATTTCCACGGATGCCAGCGGAAGGGTCACGCACATTAATCTCCTTGCCCAGGCGCTCACCGGCTACCGGCTTGAAGAGGCAATAGGAGAGCCAGTTGATCGTGTCTTCAAGGTAATATGCGAAACTACAGGAAAAGCCGTTCCAAATCCTACCAAGAAAGCCCTGAGGGAAGGAACTTTTTATGGCCTCTGTGAAGGAACCGTACTTATCTCAAAAGAACAGAACCACATACCGGTAGATGTTATTGGCTCGCCTATCAGGAATATCCACAATGAGACCATCGGGGCTATCATTGTCTTCTGCGACATAACTGAAAGAAGGGATATTGAAAGGTCTTTTCTGGACTACATTATAGGCCCAGGGCTCAGCCAGACAGTCAACCATTAA